The following are encoded together in the Coregonus clupeaformis isolate EN_2021a chromosome 24, ASM2061545v1, whole genome shotgun sequence genome:
- the LOC121537923 gene encoding LHFPL tetraspan subfamily member 5 protein-like — translation MLPAQEAAKIYHTNYVRNARAVGVLWAIFTICFSIIEMVVFIQPYWIGDSVNTPQAGYFGLFHYCIGNALTSELICKGSALDFASIPSPAFRTALFFVGTSMLLIVGCMVCFTLFWFCNTGSVYKICGWMQFASAILMVMGCMIYPDGWDAPEVKRMCGEMTDKYTLGNCTVRWTYILAIICVLDSLILAFLAFTLGNRQDKLLPDDFEVEGQGVERNKMVVGESR, via the exons ATGCTCCCTGCACAGGAGGCGGCCAAAATCTACCACACCAACTACGTCAGGAACGCGCGAGCCGTCGGCGTCCTGTGGGCGATATTCACCATCTGTTTTTCCATCATAGAAATGGTGGTGTTCATCCAACCGTACTGGATCGGGGACAGCGTCAACACCCCGCAGGCTGGATACTTCGGACTGTTTCACTACTGTATCGGCAACGCCCTGACCTCCGAGCTCATCTGTAAAG GAAGTGCCTTGGACTTTGCGTCCATCCCGTCCCCAGCCTTTAGGACAGCCCTCTTCTTCGTGGGTACGTCCATGCTGCTGATAGTGGGATGTATGGTCTGTTTCACTCTATTCTGGTTTTGCAACACCGGGAGCGTCTACAAGATCTGTGGGTGGATGCAGTTTGCATCAG CCATCCTGATGGTGATGGGCTGTATGATCTACCCTGACGGCTGGGACGCCCCGGAGGTGAAGAGGATGTGTGGCGAGATGACAGACAAGTACACCCTGGGGAACTGTACGGTGAGGTGGACCTACATCCTGGCTATCATCTGTGTCCTGGACTCTCTCATCCTGGCCTTCCTAGCCTTCACACTGGGTAACAGACAGGACAAACTGCTGCCGGACGACTTCGAGGTGGAGGGGCAAG GCGTAGAACGAAACAAGATGGTGGTAGGAGAGTCACGATAA